The following proteins are co-located in the Trichomycterus rosablanca isolate fTriRos1 chromosome 14, fTriRos1.hap1, whole genome shotgun sequence genome:
- the rpl9 gene encoding 60S ribosomal protein L9 — MKTILSNQTVDIPDNVDVTLKGRTVTVKGPRGTLRREFNHINLELRLLGKKQKKLRVDKWWGNRKELATVRTICSHVQNMIKGVTMGFRYKMRSVYAHFPINVVMQESGALVEIRNFLGEKYIRRVRMRQGVSCSLSAAQKDELVLEGNDIELVSNSAALIQQATTVKNKDIRKFLDGIYVSEKGTVLEQES; from the exons ATGAAGACCATTCTCAGCAACCAGACGGTGGACATTCCTGACAACG TCGACGTGACGTTGAAGGGCCGCACGGTGACGGTGAAGGGGCCCCGTGGAACCCTGCGCCGGGAGTTCAACCACATCAACCTGGAGCTGCGGCTGCTCGGCAAGAAACAGAAGAAG ctgcgAGTGGATAAATGGTGGGGCAACAGGAAGGAGCTGGCCACCGTCCGAACCATCTGCAGTCACGTTCAGAACATGATCAAGGGTGTGAccatg ggTTTCAGGTACAAGATGCGCTCGGTGTACGCCCACTTCCCCATTAACGTGGTGATGCAGGAGAGCGGCGCGCTGGTGGAGATCAGGAACTTCCTGGGGGAGAAGTACATCCGCCGTGTCCGCATGAGGCAGG GCGTCAGCTGTTCCCTCTCGGCTGCCCAGAAGGACGAGCTGGTCCTGGAGGGAAACGATATTGAACTGGTGTCCAACTCTG CTGCCCTCATCCAGCAGGCCACTACAGTCAAAAACAAGGACATCAGAAAGTTCCTGGACGGGATCTACGTCTCCGAGAAGGGGACAGTATTGGAGCAGGAGTCGTAG
- the lias gene encoding lipoyl synthase, mitochondrial: protein MALVSRTVSLSSARFSSSFIFIPHKVCLTAHVRAARLSAAATTSTSASPEGRKKAIGEDDGPNLQDFVSGDLSEKSRWEEYRGQLKRQRGERLRLPPWLKTEIPIGKNYNRLKNTLRDLNLHTVCEEARCPNIGECWGGGEYATATATIMLMGDTCTRGCRFCSVKTARAPPPPDPDEPRNTAKAIVAWGLDYVVLTSVDRDDLADGGAEHFAQTVSHLKERNPKILVECLTPDFRGDLSAVERVALSGLDVYAHNVETVRDLQRYVRDPRANFDQSLNVLRQAKSSKPSVLTKTSIMLGLGETDAQVHSALRELRDCGVDCLTFGQYMQPTKRHLKVEEYVTPEKFAYWEKVGEEMGFLYTASGPLVRSSYKAGEFFLKNLLRKRTAEHHDGPE, encoded by the exons ATGGCGCTGGTGAGCAGGACTGTTTCTCTCTCCTCAGCTCGATTCTCCTCTAGTTTCATATTTATTCCACATAAAGTGTGTCTAACTGCTCAT GTCCGGGCGGCCCGACTGAGCGCGGCAGCCACCACCTCCACGTCCGCCTCGCCCGAGGGCCGTAAGAAGGCCATCGGAGAGGACGACGGACCGAACCTGCAGGACTTCGTATCGGGGGATCTGTCGGAGAAGAGCCGATGGGAGGAGTACCGGGGTCAGCTGAAGCGGCAGAGAGGGGAGCg GCTCCGGTTGCCGCCGTGGCTGAAGACGGAGATACCCATCGGGAAGAACTACAACCGGCTGAAGAACACGCTGCGGGATTTGAACCTGCACACC GTGTGTGAGGAGGCCAGGTGTCCCAACATCGGCGAGTGCTGGGGCGGCGGGGAGTACGCCACCGCCACCGCCACCATCATG CTGATGGGTGACACGTGCACCCGCGGCTGCAGGTTCTGTTCGGTGAAGACGGCGAGGGCGCCGCCCCCCCCCGACCCCGACGAGCCCCGCAACACCGCCAAAGCCATCGTGGCGTGGGGGCTGGACTACGTGGTGCTCACCTCGGTGGACCGagacg ACCTCGCCGACGGCGGCGCCGAGCACTTCGCCCAGACCGTGTCCCACCTGAAGGAAAG GAACCCCAAGATCCTGGTGGAGTGTCTGACCCCGGATTTCCGAGGGGACCTCTCGGCGGTGGAGAGGGTGGCTCTGTCCGGCCTGGACGTGTACGCTCACAACGTCGAGACGGTGCGAGACCTGCAGAG GTACGTACGTGACCCCCGGGCGAACTTCGACCAGTCACTGAACGTGCTGCGGCAGGCGAAATCATCCAAACCCAGCGTGCTCACCAAAACGTCCATCATGCTGGGACTCGGCGAGACGGACGCCCAAGTGCACTCTGCTCTGAGAG AGCTGAGGGACTGTGGCGTGGACTGCCTGACCTTCGGCCAGTACATGCAGCCCACAAAACGACACCTGAAG GTGGAGGAGTACGTCACCCCAGAAAAGTTTGCCTACTGGGAGAAGGTGGGAGAAGAAATGGGGTTCCTTTACACAGCCAGTGGCCCGCTGGTGCGCTCGTCCTACAAAGCAG GCGAGTTCTTCCTGAAGAACCTGCTGAGGAAGAGGACGGCGGAACACCACGACGGACCGGAATAA
- the ugdh gene encoding UDP-glucose 6-dehydrogenase: protein MFQIKKICCIGAGYVGGPTCSVIASKCPDIKVTVVDVNEARINAWNSDTLPIYEPGLKEIVLSCRGKNLFFSTDIDTAIKEADLVFISVNTPTKTYGMGKGRAADLKFIEACARRIVEVSEGYKIVTEKSTVPVRAAESIRRIFDANTKPKLNLQVLSNPEFLAEGTAVKDLQEPDRVLIGGDEGPEGQRAIAALREVYEHWVDKSRIITTNTWSSELSKLAANAFLAQRISSINSISALCEATGADVEEVAKAIGMDQRIGSKFLKASVGFGGSCFQKDVLNLVYLCEALNLTEVAKYWQQVIDMNEYQRRRFACRIIDCLFNTVSGKKIALLGFAFKKDTGDTRESSSIYISKYLMDEGAELHIYDPKVSKEQIMLDLSQPSITERPEKVSELVTVSSDPYEACTNAHALVICTEWDMFKKLDYLKIYQKMQKPAFIFDGRRVLDDLHMQLQNIGFQIETIGKKVTTRIPFTPFTPTTFLLKDPLLRKPKAQKKD, encoded by the exons ATGTTCCAGATTAAGAAGATATGCTGCATCGGAGCCGGGTACGTGGGCGGCCCGACGTGCAGCGTGATCGCCAGCAAGTGCCCCGACATCAAGGTGACGGTGGTGGACGTCAACGAGGCCCGGATCAATGCCTGGAATTCGGACACGCTTCCCATTTACGAG CCGGGTCTGAAAGAGATAGTGCTGTCGTGCCGCGGCAAGAACCTCTTCTTCTCCACCGACATCGACACGGCCATCAAGGAGGCGGACCTGGTCTTCATTTCGGTGAACACGCCCACCAAGACGTACGGTATGGGGAAGGGCCGCGCGGCCGATCTGAAGTTCATCGAGGCCTGCGCTCGCCGGATCGTGGAGGTCTCGGAGGGTTATAAGATCGTGACCGAGAAGAGCACGGTGCCGGTGCGAGCCGCCGAGAGCATCCGCCGGATCTTCGACGCCAACACCAAACCCAAGCTCAACCTGCAG GTGCTCTCTAACCCAGAATTCCTTGCTGAGGGGACGGCGGTGAAGGACCTGCAGGAGCCGGACCGCGTGCTGATCGGTGGAGACGAGGGTCCGGAGGGTCAGAGGGCGATCGCGGCGCTGCGTGAGGTGTACGAGCACTGGGTCGACAAATCACGCATAATCACCACCAACACCTGGTCATCAGAGCTCTCcaaactg gcagCGAACGCGTTCCTGGCTCAGAGGATCAGCAGCATCAACTCCATCTCGGCTCTGTGCGAGGCCACCGGCGCCGACGTGGAGGAGGTGGCCAAGGCCATCGGCATGGACCAGCGAATCGGGAGCAAGTTCCTCAAGGCCAgcgtgg GTTTCGGAGGGAGCTGTTTCCAGAAGGACGTGCTGAacctggtgtatctgtgtgaggCGCTCAACCTGACAGAGGTGGCCAAGTACTGGCAGCAG GTGATCGATATGAACGAGTACCAGAGGAGAAGATTCGCCTGCAGGATCATCGACTGTCTCTTCAACACGGTGTCGGGGAAGAAAATCGCTCTGCTCGGCTTCGCCTTCAAGAAGGACACGGGCGACACCAG GGAGTCGTCCAGCATCTACATCTCCAAATACCTGATGGACGAGGGGGCCGAGCTGCACATCTACGACCCCAAAGTGTCTAAAGAGCAGATCATGCTGGACCTGTCCCAGCCCAGCATCACCGAGCGACCGgagaaag TGTCGGAGCTGGTGACCGTATCGTCGGACCCGTACGAGGCGTGTACTAACGCACACGCGCTGGTGATCTGCACCGAGTGGGACATGTTTAAG AAACTGGATTACTTGAAGATCTACCAGAAGATGCAGAAGCCGGCGTTCATATTCGACGGCCGGCGAGTCCTGGATGATCTGCACATGCAGTTACAGAACATCGGCTTTCAG atCGAAACCATCGGTAAGAAGGTGACCACCCGGATCCCCTTCACTCCGTTCACGCCCACCACGTTCCTCCTGAAGGACCCCCTCCTAAGGAAACCCAAAGCTCAGAAGAAGGACTGA
- the smim14 gene encoding small integral membrane protein 14 encodes MAEGGFDPCECVCSHEHAMRRLINLLRQSQSYCTDTECLQELPAPGSPTGGELTLPMIIMGWVVLVLVLFLLRPAGLRGPRTSSKPSRPFTNNDREPPPAPPVD; translated from the exons ATGGCGGAAGGTGGATTTGATCCGTGCGAGTGCGTCTGCTCACACGAGCACGCGATGAGGAGACTCATCAACCTG CTACGACAGTCTCAATCCTACTGCACAGACACCGAGTGCCTTCAGGAAC tgCCAGCCCCTGGTTCACCAACAGGGGGCGAGCTTACTCTACCCATGATTATTATGGGCTGGGTGGTACTGGTGCTGGTGCTCTTCCTGCTTCGCCCTGCCGGTCTAAGAGGACCCAGAACCTCCAGCAAACCCAGCAGGCCCTTCACC AATAATGACCGAGAACCTCCACCAGCTCCACCGGTGGACTAA